One region of Cobetia sp. cqz5-12 genomic DNA includes:
- a CDS encoding acyl carrier protein, with amino-acid sequence MSAEQQTASREEIYAHVRSTLIELFEIDAADIHPEALLYEDLDIDSIDAVDLVVELKKFTGRRIDANDFKSVRSLDDVVTAVEQLMQRQA; translated from the coding sequence GTGAGCGCTGAGCAACAGACCGCGTCCCGCGAAGAGATCTACGCGCATGTCCGCAGCACCCTGATCGAGCTGTTCGAGATCGATGCCGCTGACATCCACCCCGAGGCGCTGCTCTATGAAGACCTCGACATCGACAGCATCGATGCGGTGGATCTGGTGGTCGAACTCAAGAAGTTCACCGGCCGACGCATCGACGCCAATGACTTCAAGAGCGTACGCAGCCTCGATGACGTCGTGACCGCCGTTGAGCAGCTGATGCAGCGCCAGGCATGA
- a CDS encoding glycosyltransferase family 2 protein produces MSQPQAPMTGHTSSPPVSESPLRACVVIPVYDHPATIAGVCAGLAPLGLPIVLVDDGCSAPCAEVLDQLAAEGHHLVRREQNGGKGAAVRSGLQAAEQLGFTHALQVDADGQHDVSDLPAFLNGMQENPDCLQIGYPQYDASVPRIRFYGRYASHIWVWINTLSLAIRDTMCGVRLYPLAATNRLLARHACGDRMSFDTEVLVRWYWADGEVANLPVHVSYPTGGVSHFRPGHDNLLISAMHTRLFLGMLLRSPKLAWRTLSGRNGKTSSTHVSRPSQPDDAKGKHE; encoded by the coding sequence ATGAGCCAACCCCAGGCGCCGATGACCGGCCACACATCCTCGCCCCCCGTCAGCGAGTCGCCACTGCGCGCCTGCGTGGTGATTCCGGTCTACGACCACCCCGCTACCATCGCCGGCGTGTGTGCGGGTCTGGCACCGCTCGGGCTGCCCATCGTGCTGGTGGATGATGGCTGCAGCGCGCCCTGCGCCGAGGTGCTGGATCAGCTGGCAGCCGAAGGTCATCACCTGGTGCGTCGTGAGCAGAATGGCGGCAAGGGTGCTGCCGTGCGCAGTGGGCTGCAGGCCGCCGAGCAGCTCGGCTTCACCCATGCCCTGCAGGTGGACGCCGATGGACAGCACGACGTCAGTGATCTGCCCGCCTTCCTCAACGGCATGCAGGAGAATCCCGACTGCCTGCAGATCGGCTATCCGCAATACGACGCCAGCGTGCCGCGCATCCGCTTCTATGGCCGCTACGCCTCGCACATCTGGGTATGGATCAACACCCTGTCACTGGCCATCCGCGACACCATGTGCGGCGTGCGCCTCTACCCGCTGGCCGCCACCAACCGGCTGCTGGCGCGTCATGCCTGTGGCGACCGCATGTCCTTCGACACCGAGGTGCTGGTGCGCTGGTACTGGGCCGATGGTGAGGTCGCCAACCTGCCGGTGCATGTCAGCTACCCCACCGGAGGCGTCAGTCACTTCCGCCCCGGTCACGACAACCTGTTGATCAGCGCCATGCACACGCGGCTGTTCCTCGGCATGCTGCTGCGCTCACCGAAACTTGCCTGGCGCACGCTGTCGGGACGCAATGGCAAGACATCATCCACTCATGTCAGTCGCCCCTCGCAGCCTGACGACGCGAAGGGGAAACACGAATGA
- a CDS encoding beta-ketoacyl synthase chain length factor, producing MRLTDWRAWQASATRTAHDSRVDITPSPRAEQVPAMQRRRLSPVGQACCKLLFALDPDADLPIIHASRHGDTGKILALLDAATQSDEALSPARFSLSVHNAVLGMYSITGKSHQPLEALAACGNEFEALMSEALGYLSEREDVIVLFSDIAAPEAFLHHGDYPVCASAVALRLSRSSDDDSAWTLSATPGETLTDSAPTPLEVIAWLEQAGSETLVCRRHHWQLSRAHAASPTPPAD from the coding sequence ATGCGTCTGACTGATTGGCGAGCCTGGCAGGCGAGTGCGACCCGCACCGCCCACGACAGCCGCGTAGATATCACCCCCTCCCCGCGTGCCGAGCAAGTCCCGGCCATGCAGCGTCGTCGACTCAGCCCGGTCGGCCAGGCCTGCTGCAAGCTGCTGTTCGCGCTCGACCCTGACGCCGACCTGCCCATCATCCATGCCTCGCGCCATGGCGATACCGGCAAGATTCTCGCTCTGCTGGATGCCGCCACCCAGTCCGATGAGGCCCTGTCACCGGCGCGCTTCTCGCTCTCGGTGCACAACGCCGTGCTGGGCATGTACTCGATCACCGGCAAGTCCCATCAACCGCTGGAAGCCCTCGCCGCCTGTGGCAACGAATTCGAGGCGCTGATGAGCGAGGCGCTCGGCTATCTGAGCGAGCGCGAGGACGTCATCGTGCTGTTCTCCGATATCGCCGCACCGGAGGCCTTCCTGCACCACGGCGACTACCCGGTCTGTGCCAGCGCCGTCGCCCTGCGCCTGAGCCGCAGCAGTGACGACGACAGTGCATGGACACTGAGCGCCACGCCGGGCGAGACGTTGACGGACAGCGCCCCGACGCCACTTGAGGTCATCGCCTGGCTTGAGCAGGCCGGGAGCGAGACGCTCGTCTGTCGCCGCCATCACTGGCAGCTGAGCCGCGCTCACGCCGCCTCACCGACGCCACCAGCAGACTGA
- a CDS encoding acyl-CoA thioesterase, translating to MNQPTDTPMPTATVEMEVPFHDVDMMEVAWHGHYVRYLEIARCKLLDMLDYNYPQMRDSGYAWPVIDLRLRYAGPARFGQRIAVTARLREWENRLKLDYVIRDVESGKRLTRGYSVQVAVGLEDGEMLLASPPALSERLAKWQAEQALTHASDSPDSPSDTRGTP from the coding sequence ATGAATCAGCCCACAGACACGCCGATGCCGACCGCCACGGTAGAGATGGAAGTGCCCTTCCACGACGTCGACATGATGGAAGTCGCCTGGCACGGCCATTACGTGCGCTATCTCGAGATCGCCCGCTGCAAGCTGCTCGACATGCTCGACTACAACTACCCGCAGATGCGCGATTCCGGCTACGCCTGGCCGGTGATCGACCTGCGCCTGCGCTATGCCGGCCCGGCACGCTTCGGTCAGCGCATTGCCGTCACCGCACGGCTGCGCGAGTGGGAGAACCGCCTCAAGCTCGACTACGTGATCCGCGATGTCGAGAGCGGCAAGCGCCTGACCCGTGGCTACAGCGTGCAGGTCGCCGTCGGGTTGGAGGATGGCGAGATGCTGCTGGCCTCACCGCCTGCGCTCAGCGAGCGGCTGGCGAAGTGGCAAGCCGAACAAGCGCTGACACACGCAAGCGATTCACCTGACTCCCCTTCCGACACCCGAGGAACGCCGTGA
- a CDS encoding TrkH family potassium uptake protein, with protein MKAGAPKRRRRRARAGQATRAHSQALVRLLSLSEWLPVIRVLGLLLCVVALMMLAPLLVLLGEADADASAFLISLGITLGSAAIMLTVSRKVELQLKPRAMFVLTTLSWVLVSAYSSLPLIFGATHLGVTDAVFESVSAITTTGSTVLSDIEGLSDGLKLWRGLMQWVGGIGIIVMAIAILPFLKVGGMRLFQTESSDWSDKVLPRAGGVAKAIGLVYVGLTLLAIVCYWLGGMHWLDALVHGMTSLATGGFSNYDSSMGVYSDRPYLLWMASAFMLLGALPFVLFIRAWQDQAGVLWRDAQVRGFLRLLGWVIALLTLYRVVNGEAIFTALTQVTFNVISVVTTTGYASDDYSAWGPFAVVAFFYLTFVGGCSGSTSGGMKIFRLQIGLIMLGNHLRSLIHANGVFSQRYNGRALPDEVVRAVIAFSFFFFITIGGLALALSFIGLDLVTAVTGAATAVTNVGPGLGEIIGPAGNFSSLPDSAKWLLCLGMLMGRLEILTVLVLFSPSFWRK; from the coding sequence ATGAAGGCTGGCGCGCCGAAACGGCGGCGCAGACGGGCGCGCGCAGGGCAGGCGACCCGAGCGCACTCGCAGGCGCTGGTTCGCCTTCTCTCGCTCTCGGAGTGGTTGCCGGTCATCCGGGTGCTCGGCCTGCTGCTGTGCGTGGTGGCCTTGATGATGCTGGCGCCCTTGCTGGTGTTGCTCGGCGAAGCGGATGCGGATGCCAGCGCCTTCCTGATCTCGCTGGGCATCACGCTCGGCTCGGCGGCCATCATGCTGACGGTATCGCGCAAGGTGGAGCTGCAGCTCAAGCCACGTGCGATGTTCGTGCTGACGACGCTGAGCTGGGTACTGGTATCGGCCTACTCGAGCCTGCCGTTGATCTTCGGGGCCACCCACTTGGGCGTGACCGATGCCGTGTTCGAATCGGTGTCGGCGATCACCACCACCGGCTCGACCGTGCTGTCAGACATCGAAGGGCTCTCGGATGGTCTCAAGCTGTGGCGCGGCCTGATGCAGTGGGTCGGCGGCATCGGCATCATCGTGATGGCGATCGCGATCCTGCCGTTTCTGAAGGTCGGCGGCATGCGCCTGTTCCAGACCGAATCCTCGGACTGGTCCGACAAGGTGCTGCCGCGTGCCGGTGGCGTGGCCAAGGCCATCGGGCTGGTCTACGTCGGGCTGACCTTGCTGGCCATCGTCTGTTACTGGCTGGGTGGCATGCACTGGCTGGATGCGCTGGTGCATGGCATGACGTCGCTGGCCACCGGCGGTTTCTCCAATTACGACAGCTCGATGGGCGTCTATTCCGACCGGCCCTATCTGCTGTGGATGGCCTCGGCTTTCATGTTGCTGGGGGCGCTGCCCTTCGTGCTGTTCATCCGTGCCTGGCAGGATCAGGCCGGCGTCCTGTGGCGTGATGCCCAGGTGCGCGGCTTTCTGCGGCTGCTGGGATGGGTGATCGCCTTGCTGACGCTGTATCGCGTCGTCAATGGCGAGGCCATCTTCACGGCGCTGACCCAGGTGACCTTCAATGTCATCTCGGTGGTGACGACCACCGGCTACGCCAGCGACGACTACAGTGCCTGGGGGCCCTTTGCGGTGGTGGCCTTCTTCTATCTGACCTTTGTCGGCGGCTGCAGCGGCTCGACCAGCGGCGGCATGAAGATCTTCCGCCTGCAGATCGGCCTGATCATGCTCGGCAACCATCTGCGCTCGCTGATCCATGCCAATGGCGTCTTCTCGCAGCGCTACAACGGCCGCGCGCTGCCCGATGAGGTGGTGCGCGCCGTGATCGCCTTCTCGTTCTTCTTCTTCATCACCATCGGTGGCCTGGCGCTGGCGCTGTCGTTCATCGGGCTGGATCTGGTCACCGCGGTGACCGGCGCCGCCACGGCCGTCACCAACGTCGGCCCGGGGCTGGGTGAGATCATCGGCCCGGCGGGCAACTTCTCGAGCCTGCCGGACAGTGCCAAGTGGTTGCTGTGCCTCGGCATGCTGATGGGGCGTCTCGAGATATTGACCGTGCTGGTGCTGTTCTCGCCCAGCTTCTGGCGCAAGTAG
- a CDS encoding AMP-binding protein yields the protein MPDARQPASSATEQDTAQRATPLIRQGWRQLARLAPEAPACWLASPGQPLRPLSRAALMARVDAWHQWLDNLPTVHAGRRPGARWVLFQPTALGACVQLLALWERGMLAVLPGDDRPDTLARLAASSDGQLPETSPAGWPTEPLDSSTAPCTRPEITPDGARLALELCTSGSTGEPLRIAKRFDQLEAELAVHRALWPLAPGPSDTDSASGPGTDTVSLSQVSHQHIYGLLVSLLRPLSEGVPFLSEACHYPEQLAAAIAQLSGLGHRCQLVSSPAQLARLPQANDESRVAGQVQHQAQVLRVFSSGAPLPAEAARHAEHCLQAPVIEIYGSTETGGIAHRRQHETPHWTPLPEVELRFSPTFAVRSPFLEQPDQWWQQADNAAPLTTEPLPPGDQNEAPCFQLLGRSDRLVKLAGKRVSLSAVERCLSEQAQVLEVRCLPMPTRDHRLGAVVVMEESALPQDHASRRDLIARLRRALMPGFERIALPRYWRFVTRLPLNAQGKFTADSVARLFADLDDHRLPRWLGETSSGPQQLTLEAEVPDSLCYLGGHFAAQPLVPGVVMLKWARDLGRRLRLTGVGVAESRFQRLERIKFSNLLLPGMRFTLATTLVADSHGLRVDFRLESRAGLHASGRLRYGADTDSAPLSSPLSSPLSSPQPTPTPEAS from the coding sequence ATGCCTGATGCCCGCCAGCCTGCCAGCAGCGCCACTGAGCAAGACACCGCCCAGCGCGCCACCCCCCTCATACGTCAGGGCTGGCGTCAGCTCGCCCGACTCGCGCCCGAGGCACCGGCCTGCTGGCTGGCCAGTCCCGGTCAGCCGCTGCGCCCACTGAGTCGTGCCGCGCTGATGGCACGCGTCGATGCCTGGCATCAGTGGCTGGACAACCTGCCCACTGTGCATGCTGGCCGCCGGCCCGGCGCACGTTGGGTATTGTTCCAGCCCACGGCGCTTGGCGCCTGCGTGCAGCTGCTGGCGCTATGGGAGCGCGGCATGCTCGCCGTGCTGCCCGGCGATGACCGTCCGGATACCCTGGCCCGTCTGGCCGCGAGCAGTGATGGCCAGCTGCCCGAGACCAGCCCCGCTGGCTGGCCGACCGAGCCGCTCGATTCGAGCACCGCGCCATGTACACGCCCCGAGATCACGCCTGATGGCGCGCGTCTCGCGCTGGAGCTCTGCACCTCCGGCTCCACCGGCGAGCCGCTGCGCATCGCCAAGCGCTTCGATCAGCTCGAGGCCGAACTGGCCGTGCATCGCGCGTTGTGGCCGCTGGCGCCGGGCCCTTCAGACACCGACTCAGCGTCTGGGCCAGGCACAGACACCGTCAGCCTCAGCCAGGTCAGCCATCAGCACATCTATGGTCTGCTGGTGTCGCTGCTGCGCCCGCTCAGCGAAGGGGTGCCCTTTCTCAGCGAAGCCTGCCACTACCCGGAGCAGTTGGCCGCCGCCATCGCGCAGCTGTCCGGCCTCGGGCATCGCTGCCAGCTGGTCAGCTCGCCGGCCCAGCTGGCGCGCCTGCCCCAGGCCAATGACGAAAGCCGCGTGGCGGGACAGGTTCAGCATCAGGCTCAGGTGCTGCGGGTCTTCTCTTCAGGTGCTCCGCTACCGGCCGAGGCCGCCCGCCACGCCGAGCATTGCCTGCAGGCACCGGTGATCGAGATCTACGGCAGCACCGAAACGGGCGGCATCGCGCATCGTCGCCAGCACGAGACGCCCCACTGGACACCACTGCCCGAAGTCGAGCTGCGCTTCTCGCCCACCTTCGCGGTGCGCTCGCCGTTTCTGGAGCAGCCGGACCAGTGGTGGCAGCAGGCCGACAACGCCGCGCCGCTGACGACTGAACCTCTGCCGCCGGGCGATCAGAATGAAGCGCCATGCTTCCAGCTGCTGGGGCGCAGTGATCGGCTGGTCAAGCTGGCCGGCAAGCGGGTCTCGTTGAGCGCGGTGGAGCGCTGCCTCAGCGAGCAAGCGCAGGTGCTGGAGGTACGTTGCCTGCCGATGCCCACCCGCGATCACCGCCTGGGCGCAGTCGTGGTGATGGAGGAGAGCGCGCTGCCACAGGACCACGCCAGCCGCCGCGACCTGATCGCGCGTCTGCGCCGCGCGCTGATGCCGGGCTTCGAGCGCATCGCCCTGCCGCGCTACTGGCGCTTCGTCACGCGCCTGCCGCTGAATGCCCAGGGCAAGTTCACTGCGGACTCCGTCGCGCGGCTGTTTGCCGATCTCGACGATCATCGTCTGCCACGCTGGCTGGGCGAAACCTCCAGCGGCCCGCAGCAGCTGACGCTGGAAGCCGAGGTGCCCGACAGCCTGTGCTACCTCGGGGGTCATTTCGCCGCCCAGCCACTGGTGCCCGGCGTGGTGATGCTCAAGTGGGCACGCGATCTCGGCCGCCGCCTGCGCCTGACGGGCGTCGGCGTGGCGGAAAGTCGTTTTCAGCGTCTGGAACGCATCAAGTTCTCCAACCTGTTGCTGCCGGGCATGCGCTTCACGCTGGCCACGACACTGGTCGCCGACAGCCACGGTCTACGCGTCGACTTCCGTCTGGAATCCCGTGCGGGACTGCACGCCAGTGGCCGCTTGCGCTACGGTGCTGATACCGATAGCGCACCTCTCAGTTCGCCACTCAGTTCGCCACTTAGTTCACCCCAGCCGACACCCACACCGGAGGCGTCATGA
- a CDS encoding HAL/PAL/TAL family ammonia-lyase: MSQPATSSSALMLDGSDITLEQLIDVAEGRREVRLTPDAAFRARIEAGPALLERLLKEEGVVYGVTTGYGDSVTRAVQGADDLEALPRHLYTFHGCGMGANLDVVSSRAVVMVRLVSLCRGVSGVSMALLERLVWLLNHDILPRIPEEGSVGASGDLTPLSYVAAVLCGEREVWVRPSADQPHALRPTAEVFAEHGLTPYVLRPKEGLALMNGTAVMTALAALAYGRTTYLSRLSARITALSVQALEGNPYHFDADLFAAKPHPGQARVAQWLRDDLAHPAAPEVDATPINSPRLQDRYSTRCAPHVIGVVEDSLNWWRSFLETELNSANDNPLIDVEAGKILHGGHFYGGHVAMVMDSLKTAVANLADLLDRQLALLVDSRYNRGLPSNLSGATPERAPLNHGYKAVQIGASAWTAEALKLTMPASVFSRSTECHNQDKVSMGTIAARDALRVLTLVEQVAAATLHAAVQGSEQRADLTGQAATPPRLAAFTRELREDIAPLEEDRALEADLRLLCARIRERHWTLSAGEAHA, from the coding sequence ATGTCACAGCCCGCCACCTCTTCCTCCGCCCTGATGCTCGACGGCAGTGATATCACCCTCGAGCAGTTGATCGATGTCGCCGAAGGCCGCCGTGAGGTGCGCCTGACCCCGGATGCCGCCTTCCGCGCCCGTATCGAGGCCGGCCCGGCCCTGCTGGAACGCCTGCTGAAAGAGGAAGGCGTGGTCTACGGCGTCACCACCGGTTACGGCGATTCCGTGACGCGTGCCGTGCAGGGGGCCGATGACCTCGAAGCCCTGCCGCGCCACCTCTATACCTTCCACGGCTGTGGCATGGGCGCAAATCTGGATGTGGTCAGCAGTCGCGCGGTGGTGATGGTGCGCCTTGTCTCGCTGTGCCGTGGCGTCTCCGGGGTCAGCATGGCGCTGCTGGAGCGCCTCGTATGGCTGCTCAATCACGACATCCTGCCGCGCATTCCCGAGGAAGGCTCGGTGGGCGCCAGCGGTGACCTCACCCCGCTGTCCTATGTGGCCGCCGTGCTGTGTGGCGAGCGGGAAGTCTGGGTGCGCCCCAGTGCTGATCAGCCCCATGCGCTACGCCCGACGGCAGAGGTCTTCGCCGAGCACGGCCTGACGCCCTATGTGCTGCGCCCCAAGGAAGGCCTGGCACTGATGAACGGCACCGCCGTGATGACGGCCCTCGCCGCGCTGGCCTACGGCCGCACCACCTACCTCAGCCGCCTGAGCGCGCGCATCACCGCCCTCAGCGTGCAGGCGCTGGAAGGCAACCCCTACCACTTCGATGCCGACCTGTTCGCTGCCAAGCCGCACCCCGGTCAGGCCCGCGTGGCGCAGTGGCTGCGCGATGATCTGGCCCACCCGGCGGCGCCGGAAGTCGACGCCACGCCGATCAACTCGCCGCGCCTGCAGGACCGCTACTCGACGCGTTGTGCGCCGCATGTCATCGGCGTGGTCGAGGACAGCCTGAACTGGTGGCGCAGCTTTCTCGAGACCGAGCTCAACAGCGCCAACGACAATCCGCTGATCGATGTCGAGGCGGGCAAGATTCTCCACGGCGGCCACTTCTACGGCGGTCATGTGGCGATGGTGATGGACAGCCTTAAGACGGCGGTCGCCAACCTGGCCGACCTGCTCGACCGCCAGCTGGCCCTGCTGGTCGACAGCCGGTACAACCGTGGCCTGCCCAGCAACCTCAGCGGTGCCACGCCTGAACGCGCGCCGCTCAATCACGGCTACAAGGCGGTGCAGATCGGCGCCTCGGCCTGGACGGCGGAAGCCCTCAAGCTGACCATGCCCGCCAGCGTCTTCTCGCGCTCTACCGAGTGCCACAATCAGGACAAGGTCAGCATGGGCACCATCGCCGCGCGGGATGCGCTGCGCGTGCTGACACTGGTGGAGCAGGTCGCCGCCGCCACCCTGCATGCCGCCGTGCAGGGCAGCGAGCAGCGCGCCGACCTCACGGGTCAAGCCGCCACGCCGCCCAGACTGGCCGCCTTCACCCGTGAGCTGCGTGAAGACATCGCGCCCCTCGAGGAAGACCGCGCTCTGGAAGCCGACCTGCGCCTGCTGTGCGCGCGCATCCGTGAACGTCATTGGACCCTGAGCGCCGGCGAGGCCCACGCATGA
- a CDS encoding glycosyl transferase, with product MTHWARLSETGSTTGMRLMVTIRRRLGAWPFRIALFPVLVWYFLLRGVARRASFDFLKRLEPELGGVRLWARSFAHFMQFGEAIMDKVSAWSGEIPLSSLTGTGPEDLRDAALRGEGGIILVAHHGNLDVINAIGERHDIDLCALVHTRHAEKFNQLLEQATGRKPPQMIEVSEITPATAMALGDRVNRGGFVVIAADRVPIPPTVDDAKADTNSVEANMAEGSRPASPASAAASPRVLHCDFIDQPAPFPQGPFMLAALLRCHVYTLSCIREQGGAHPRFRVDFAPFDDSRAVKRSGREAWIQQAMQRHASHLEARVKRHPLQWFNFFDFWHQAPDSTSAPKQDA from the coding sequence ATGACCCATTGGGCACGCCTGTCGGAAACCGGCTCCACCACTGGCATGCGCCTGATGGTGACGATTCGTCGTCGCCTCGGTGCCTGGCCGTTTCGCATCGCGCTGTTTCCGGTGCTGGTGTGGTACTTCCTGCTGCGCGGGGTGGCGCGGCGCGCCTCCTTCGACTTCCTCAAGCGCCTCGAGCCAGAGCTTGGCGGCGTGCGCCTGTGGGCGAGAAGCTTTGCCCACTTCATGCAGTTCGGTGAGGCGATCATGGACAAGGTCTCGGCCTGGAGCGGCGAGATTCCGCTGTCCTCGCTGACCGGCACCGGCCCGGAAGACCTGCGCGACGCCGCGCTGCGTGGCGAGGGCGGCATCATCCTCGTCGCCCACCACGGCAATCTGGATGTGATCAATGCCATCGGCGAGCGCCACGACATCGACCTGTGCGCGCTGGTGCACACGCGCCACGCCGAGAAGTTCAATCAGCTGCTGGAGCAGGCCACCGGCCGCAAGCCGCCGCAGATGATCGAGGTCAGCGAGATCACGCCTGCCACTGCCATGGCACTGGGCGATCGCGTCAATCGCGGCGGCTTCGTGGTCATCGCCGCCGACCGCGTGCCGATTCCGCCCACCGTCGACGATGCCAAGGCCGATACCAACTCGGTCGAAGCCAACATGGCAGAAGGCAGCAGGCCCGCGTCGCCGGCCAGTGCCGCGGCCTCACCGCGCGTGCTGCACTGTGACTTCATCGATCAGCCCGCGCCCTTCCCGCAGGGGCCCTTCATGCTGGCCGCGCTGCTGCGCTGTCACGTCTATACCCTGAGCTGCATTCGCGAACAGGGCGGTGCCCATCCGCGTTTCCGGGTCGATTTCGCGCCCTTCGATGACAGCCGCGCCGTCAAGCGCAGCGGTCGTGAGGCGTGGATCCAGCAGGCCATGCAACGTCACGCCAGCCATCTGGAAGCGCGCGTGAAGCGCCATCCACTGCAGTGGTTCAACTTCTTCGACTTCTGGCATCAGGCGCCAGACAGCACGTCGGCTCCGAAACAGGACGCCTGA
- a CDS encoding lysophospholipid acyltransferase family protein — MLSSPLGRLWRGIATAISFLTFGLGGLLVGGMWPLLTLVVRRPDKQQKLARSIIHHCMRGFVALMRGLGVLDYRLHDCERLQRPGLLVLANHPTLIDVVFLLALIPHADCVVKGRLARNPFTRGPIRAAGYITNEEPQGVLDAARESLAKGNALILFPEGTRSVPGRALKFRRGAANIALRTPSEITPVLIDCQPSTLTKGEPWYHIPARRVMLNIKVLPDMTSHVAPPPATEDEVPLSRDARQLTRRLASDFAAELAAFQQRIRES, encoded by the coding sequence ATGCTGTCGTCTCCCCTCGGACGCCTGTGGCGTGGCATCGCCACGGCCATCAGCTTCCTGACCTTCGGGCTGGGCGGTTTGCTGGTGGGGGGAATGTGGCCACTGCTGACATTGGTGGTGCGCCGCCCCGACAAGCAACAGAAGCTTGCGCGCAGCATCATCCATCATTGCATGCGCGGCTTCGTGGCTCTGATGCGCGGCCTGGGCGTGCTCGACTATCGCCTGCACGACTGCGAGCGCCTGCAACGTCCGGGCCTGCTGGTGCTGGCCAATCACCCGACGCTGATCGATGTGGTCTTCCTGCTCGCGCTGATTCCCCACGCCGACTGCGTGGTCAAGGGGCGACTGGCGCGCAACCCCTTCACCCGTGGCCCCATCCGTGCCGCAGGCTACATCACCAATGAAGAGCCGCAGGGCGTGCTGGATGCCGCCCGCGAGAGCCTGGCCAAGGGCAACGCCCTGATCCTGTTCCCCGAAGGCACACGTAGCGTGCCCGGGCGCGCCCTGAAATTCCGCCGTGGTGCCGCCAACATCGCACTGCGCACGCCAAGCGAGATCACCCCCGTGCTGATCGACTGCCAGCCCAGCACCCTGACCAAGGGCGAGCCCTGGTATCACATCCCGGCCCGGCGGGTGATGCTCAACATCAAGGTGCTGCCGGACATGACGTCACATGTCGCACCGCCACCGGCAACAGAAGATGAGGTACCGCTGTCACGCGATGCCCGCCAGTTGACGCGCCGCCTGGCCAGCGACTTTGCCGCTGAACTGGCCGCCTTTCAGCAACGGATCCGCGAGTCATGA
- a CDS encoding phosphopantetheine-binding protein, whose translation MSDSAKLELELKQLIIDTLELEDITPDDIVADEPLFVDGLGLDSIDALELGLALQKQYGITLDAEAEDTRAHFASLNALRELVETRRER comes from the coding sequence ATGAGCGATAGCGCCAAGCTGGAACTGGAACTCAAGCAACTGATCATCGACACCCTGGAGCTTGAAGACATCACCCCGGACGACATCGTCGCCGATGAGCCGCTGTTCGTGGACGGCCTGGGGCTGGATTCGATTGACGCCCTGGAACTCGGTCTCGCGCTGCAGAAGCAGTACGGCATCACGCTGGACGCCGAAGCCGAGGACACCCGCGCGCATTTCGCCAGCCTCAATGCCCTGCGTGAACTCGTGGAGACCCGTCGTGAGCGCTGA
- a CDS encoding LolA-related protein, translating into MTSRLAIAATALLLTASVSWTNASWASDSDARFDARALTQQLARTAPVCGDFQQTRWLEDVGAELESRGHFRLIGDPNAPEGLVWETTSPIEDRLEMRPDASQGPNGEPLPADQQAMAELLISFFHGDWQALEEHFSLTLTGTPEDWQASLTPNDARLAEAIEHLEIDGGSWLEHVNLASGDGDRLELTLTAGGHCER; encoded by the coding sequence ATGACGTCACGCCTTGCCATTGCCGCCACTGCCCTGTTGCTGACTGCGAGTGTCTCCTGGACCAACGCTTCTTGGGCCAGCGACTCAGACGCCAGATTCGACGCCCGTGCCCTGACACAACAGCTGGCGCGCACCGCCCCGGTCTGCGGTGATTTTCAGCAGACGCGCTGGCTCGAGGATGTCGGCGCAGAGCTCGAGAGCCGGGGTCATTTCCGCCTGATCGGCGACCCTAACGCACCCGAAGGCCTGGTGTGGGAAACCACTTCGCCGATTGAAGACCGTCTCGAGATGCGTCCCGATGCCAGCCAAGGCCCGAATGGCGAACCGCTGCCGGCCGACCAGCAGGCGATGGCGGAGCTGCTGATCAGCTTCTTCCACGGCGACTGGCAGGCGCTGGAGGAGCACTTCTCCCTGACGTTGACGGGTACGCCGGAGGACTGGCAGGCCAGCCTGACGCCCAACGATGCTCGCCTCGCCGAGGCCATCGAGCACCTCGAGATCGACGGTGGCAGCTGGCTGGAACACGTGAACCTCGCCAGCGGCGACGGCGACCGTCTCGAGTTGACCCTCACCGCCGGCGGTCACTGCGAACGATGA